In Bos indicus isolate NIAB-ARS_2022 breed Sahiwal x Tharparkar chromosome 19, NIAB-ARS_B.indTharparkar_mat_pri_1.0, whole genome shotgun sequence, the following proteins share a genomic window:
- the ACADVL gene encoding very long-chain specific acyl-CoA dehydrogenase, mitochondrial isoform X1: MRAARMAQSTGRQLLRLRGVSSWPGELLGQPRPGPARRPYASGVAQAAVDQSDSQPSEASTREKRANSVSKSFAVGTFKGQLTTDQVFPYPSVLNEDQTQFLKELVGPVTRFFEEVNDAAKNDMLERVEETTMQGLKELGAFGLQVPNELGGVGLCNTQYARLVEIVGMYDLGVGIVLGAHQSIGFKGILLFGTKAQKEKYLPKLASGETIAAFCLTEPSSGSDAASIRSSAVPSPCGKYYTLNGSKIWISNGGLADIFTVFAKTPVTDTATGAVKEKITAFVVERSFGGVTHGPPEKKMGIKASNTAEVYFDGVRVPAENVLGEVGGGFKVAMHILNNGRFGMAAALAGTMKGIIAKAVDHAANRTQFGEKIHNFGLIQEKLARMAMLQYVTESMAYMVSANMDQGSTDFQIEAAISKIFGSEAAWKVTDECIQIMGGMGFMKEPGVERVLRDLRIFRIFEGTNDILRLFVALQGCMDKGKELSGLGNALKNPFGNAGLLLGEAGKQLRRRAGLGSGLSLSGIVHQELSRSGELAVQALEQFATVVEAKLIKHKKDIINEQFLLQRLADSAIDLYAMVVVLSRASRSLSEGHPTAQHEKMLCDSWCIEAAARIRENMTALQSDPQQQELFRNFKSISKALVERGGVVTSNPLGF, translated from the exons ATGCGGGCAGCGAGAATGGCTCAGAGTACGGGGCGGCAGCTGCTGAGGCTGCGGGGCGtaag CTCGTGGCCCGGTGAGCTCTTGGGGCAGCCCCGGCCCGGCCCTGCCCGGCGACCCTATGCCAGTGGGGTCGCCCAG GCGGCTGTGGACCAGTCTGATTCCCAGCCTTCTGAGGCTTCGACCAGGGAAAAACGGGCCAACTCG GTATCTAAGTCCTTTGCTGTGGGCACGTTCAAGGGCCAGCTCACCACCGATCAGGTGTTTCCATACCCGTCTG TGCTCAACGAGGACCAAACACAGTTTCTCAAAGAGCTGGTGGGGCCCGTGACCCGATTCTTTGAG GAGGTGAACGATGCTGCCAAGAATGACATGCTGGAAAGAGTGGAGGAGACCACCATGCAAGGTCTCAAGGAGTTGGGGGCCTTTGGTCTGCAAGTACCCAATGAACTGGGTGGCGTGGGCCTCTGCAACACCCAG TATGCCCGATTGGTGGAGATCGTGGGCATGTATGACCTTGGCGTGGGCATCGTCCTGGGGGCCCATCAGAGCATCGGTTTCAAAGGCATCCTGCTCTTCGGCACAAAggcccagaaagaaaaatatctcccCAAACTGGCATCTG GGGAGACTATAGCTGCTTTCTGTCTAACGGAGCCCTCCAGTGGATCAGATGCAGCGTCCATCCGATCCTCAGCTGTGCCCAGCCCCTGTGGAAAATACTATACCCTCAACGGAAGCAAGATTTGGATCAG TAACGGGGGCCTGGCAGACATCTTCACGGTCTTTGCCAAGACACCGGTTACAGACACAGCTACGGGCGCTGTGAAGGAGAAGATCACAGCTTTTGTGGTGGAGAGGAGCTTTGGCGGCGTCACCCA TGGGCCCCCTGAGAAGAAGATGGGCATCAAAGCCTCAAACACAGCAGAGGTGTACTTTGACGGAGTACGGGTGCCAGCAGAGAACGTACTGGGGGAGGTAGGGGGCGGCTTCAAGGTCGCCATGCATATTCTCAACAATGGAAGGTTTGGCATGGCTGCAGCTCTGGCAGGCACCATGAAAGGCATCATTGCTAAGGCG GTGGATCATGCTGCTAACCGTACCCAGTTTGGGGAGAAAATTCACAACTTTGGGCTGATCCAGGAGAAGCTGGCCCGGATGGCTATGCTGCAGTATGTGACTGAG TCCATGGCGTACATGGTGAGTGCCAACATGGACCAGGGATCCACGGACTTCCAGATAGAGGCCGCCATCAGCAAAATCTTTGGCTCG GAGGCAGCCTGGAAAGTGACAGATGAGTGCATCCAAATCATGGGGGGCATGGGCTTCATGAAG GAGCCTGGGGTAGAGCGTGTGCTCCGAGATCTTCGCATCTTCCGGATCTTCGAGGGGACAAATGACATTCTCCGGCTGTTTGTGGCTCTGCAGGGCTGCATG GACAAAGGAAAGGAACTCTCTGGGCTTGGCAATGCTCTAAAGAACCCTTTTGGGAATGCTGGCCTCCTGCTAGGAGAGGCAGGCAAACAGCTGAGGCG GCGGGCAGGGCTGGGCAGTGGCCTGAGTCTCAGTGGCATCGTCCACCAGGAACTGAGTCGGAGTGGTGAGCTG GCGGTGCAGGCTCTGGAGCAGTTTGCCACCGTGGTGGAGGCCAAGCTGATAAAGCACAAGAAGGATATCATCA ATGAACAGTTTCTGCTGCAGCGTCTGGCGGACAGTGCCATTGACCTCTATGCCATGGTGGTGGTTCTGTCCAG GGCCTCAAGATCCCTGAGTGAAGGCCACCCCACAGCCCAGCATGAGAAAATGCTCTGTGACAGCTGGTGTATCGAG gctgcAGCCCGGATCCGGGAGAACATGACTGCTCTGCAGTCTGACCCCCAGCAGCAGGAGCTCTTTCGTAACTTCAAAAGCATCTCCAAGGCGCTGGTGGAGCGGGGCGGCGTGGTCACCAGCAATCCCCTTGGTTTCTGA
- the ACADVL gene encoding very long-chain specific acyl-CoA dehydrogenase, mitochondrial isoform X2 — protein MRAARMAQSTGRQLLRLRGVSSWPGELLGQPRPGPARRPYASGVAQAAVDQSDSQPSEASTREKRANSVSKSFAVGTFKGQLTTDQVFPYPSVLNEDQTQFLKELVGPVTRFFEEVNDAAKNDMLERVEETTMQGLKELGAFGLQVPNELGGVGLCNTQYARLVEIVGMYDLGVGIVLGAHQSIGFKGILLFGTKAQKEKYLPKLASGETIAAFCLTEPSSGSDAASIRSSAVPSPCGKYYTLNGSKIWISNGGLADIFTVFAKTPVTDTATGAVKEKITAFVVERSFGGVTHGPPEKKMGIKASNTAEVYFDGVRVPAENVLGEVGGGFKVAMHILNNGRFGMAAALAGTMKGIIAKAVDHAANRTQFGEKIHNFGLIQEKLARMAMLQYVTESMAYMVSANMDQGSTDFQIEAAISKIFGSEPGVERVLRDLRIFRIFEGTNDILRLFVALQGCMDKGKELSGLGNALKNPFGNAGLLLGEAGKQLRRRAGLGSGLSLSGIVHQELSRSGELAVQALEQFATVVEAKLIKHKKDIINEQFLLQRLADSAIDLYAMVVVLSRASRSLSEGHPTAQHEKMLCDSWCIEAAARIRENMTALQSDPQQQELFRNFKSISKALVERGGVVTSNPLGF, from the exons ATGCGGGCAGCGAGAATGGCTCAGAGTACGGGGCGGCAGCTGCTGAGGCTGCGGGGCGtaag CTCGTGGCCCGGTGAGCTCTTGGGGCAGCCCCGGCCCGGCCCTGCCCGGCGACCCTATGCCAGTGGGGTCGCCCAG GCGGCTGTGGACCAGTCTGATTCCCAGCCTTCTGAGGCTTCGACCAGGGAAAAACGGGCCAACTCG GTATCTAAGTCCTTTGCTGTGGGCACGTTCAAGGGCCAGCTCACCACCGATCAGGTGTTTCCATACCCGTCTG TGCTCAACGAGGACCAAACACAGTTTCTCAAAGAGCTGGTGGGGCCCGTGACCCGATTCTTTGAG GAGGTGAACGATGCTGCCAAGAATGACATGCTGGAAAGAGTGGAGGAGACCACCATGCAAGGTCTCAAGGAGTTGGGGGCCTTTGGTCTGCAAGTACCCAATGAACTGGGTGGCGTGGGCCTCTGCAACACCCAG TATGCCCGATTGGTGGAGATCGTGGGCATGTATGACCTTGGCGTGGGCATCGTCCTGGGGGCCCATCAGAGCATCGGTTTCAAAGGCATCCTGCTCTTCGGCACAAAggcccagaaagaaaaatatctcccCAAACTGGCATCTG GGGAGACTATAGCTGCTTTCTGTCTAACGGAGCCCTCCAGTGGATCAGATGCAGCGTCCATCCGATCCTCAGCTGTGCCCAGCCCCTGTGGAAAATACTATACCCTCAACGGAAGCAAGATTTGGATCAG TAACGGGGGCCTGGCAGACATCTTCACGGTCTTTGCCAAGACACCGGTTACAGACACAGCTACGGGCGCTGTGAAGGAGAAGATCACAGCTTTTGTGGTGGAGAGGAGCTTTGGCGGCGTCACCCA TGGGCCCCCTGAGAAGAAGATGGGCATCAAAGCCTCAAACACAGCAGAGGTGTACTTTGACGGAGTACGGGTGCCAGCAGAGAACGTACTGGGGGAGGTAGGGGGCGGCTTCAAGGTCGCCATGCATATTCTCAACAATGGAAGGTTTGGCATGGCTGCAGCTCTGGCAGGCACCATGAAAGGCATCATTGCTAAGGCG GTGGATCATGCTGCTAACCGTACCCAGTTTGGGGAGAAAATTCACAACTTTGGGCTGATCCAGGAGAAGCTGGCCCGGATGGCTATGCTGCAGTATGTGACTGAG TCCATGGCGTACATGGTGAGTGCCAACATGGACCAGGGATCCACGGACTTCCAGATAGAGGCCGCCATCAGCAAAATCTTTGGCTCG GAGCCTGGGGTAGAGCGTGTGCTCCGAGATCTTCGCATCTTCCGGATCTTCGAGGGGACAAATGACATTCTCCGGCTGTTTGTGGCTCTGCAGGGCTGCATG GACAAAGGAAAGGAACTCTCTGGGCTTGGCAATGCTCTAAAGAACCCTTTTGGGAATGCTGGCCTCCTGCTAGGAGAGGCAGGCAAACAGCTGAGGCG GCGGGCAGGGCTGGGCAGTGGCCTGAGTCTCAGTGGCATCGTCCACCAGGAACTGAGTCGGAGTGGTGAGCTG GCGGTGCAGGCTCTGGAGCAGTTTGCCACCGTGGTGGAGGCCAAGCTGATAAAGCACAAGAAGGATATCATCA ATGAACAGTTTCTGCTGCAGCGTCTGGCGGACAGTGCCATTGACCTCTATGCCATGGTGGTGGTTCTGTCCAG GGCCTCAAGATCCCTGAGTGAAGGCCACCCCACAGCCCAGCATGAGAAAATGCTCTGTGACAGCTGGTGTATCGAG gctgcAGCCCGGATCCGGGAGAACATGACTGCTCTGCAGTCTGACCCCCAGCAGCAGGAGCTCTTTCGTAACTTCAAAAGCATCTCCAAGGCGCTGGTGGAGCGGGGCGGCGTGGTCACCAGCAATCCCCTTGGTTTCTGA